In Sphingobacterium sp. R2, the genomic stretch TTATACACTAAATTCGATCGCATTGGATTACGGTTATATCTGGCAAGAGTCTGAAGAGAAGCAGCATGATCTCGCTTTAATGGAGATTACTTATGTTCAGCCTAAAGGCATTTCGGAAAACTACCAAAAACAAATGGATACCATTCCTGCACTGCGACATGCCATAGACCCGCAGTTTACCATTGGTCCAAACTACAACTTTACGTTTCAAAACACCATGAAGCAGCATTTGAAAAATACATTTTATTTCAAAGGCAACTTGGACCTGTCGGGAAACATACTTGGGCTGATCAAAGGAGCAGATTTTAATAAAGGGAAAACGTTCAAATTGTTTGACGCTTATTTCTCACAATATATCAAGATCAGTGGCGATGGTAGACATTATTTAAAGTTATCGGAGAATTCACAACTTGCTTCGCGGGTAAGTTTGGGTTTGAGCTATTCTTATGGCAATTCCCGCTCCCTTCCCTATTTAAAACAGTATTATGTTGGGGGCCCTAATAGTATCCGTGCTTTCGGTGCCCGCGCTATTGGTCCGGGAACAGTTGCCCCTGAAAAGTTGAGCAATGGACTTTTCTTTGCGGATCAAACGGGCGACATTAAATTGGAACTTAATACGGAATATAGAGCAAAATTAGCGGGGTTTGTTCATTGGGCCGCCTTTATTGATGCGGGAAATGTCTGGTTGCAGCGAGCGGATGTGAACAAGCCAGGCGGCAAATTTAGTAAAGATTTCTTAAATGAATTAGCAGTTGGCGGTGGAGCGGGATTACGCTTCGACTTCACTTTCCTGATTGTCCGTACCGATATGTCCATACCATTCCGTATCCCCTATCTTCCAAAAGGAGAACGTTGGGTTTTTAGCGATATTGACTTTGGAAGTTCTAAATGGCGTAAAGACAACTTGATGTTCAACTTAGCCATCGGCTATCCATTCTAGGCGACCGATTCGGCTTACGCCCTAGTAACACCAGGCTTGAAATTCATTCAAGCCTGGTGTTTTTTGTGGTCATTTTACCTAGGTCATACACTTGGAACGATGTTATCGGGTGTTTTTAACTCAGGATGAAATCCTGGCACCCTTTATTATGTCAAAAAACGAGTTATTCCCACGGCCGGCATTGATTTACTGACAATAATTGATTAAATTCAAGAATTATTTTTTGATCCAAATACATGTTCAGGAAATATCCATGCAGCATTGAGATACAAGCACGGATGAGGATAAGCTGGATATACTATATGGCATAAAGCTGCCATAAGGCAACCTGGGCTTGATCGGATAATTAGCGCATAAATAAACAAATAAAGTACATATGAAAGTAACTATTGTTGGTGCTGGAGCTGTAGGAGCTACTACAGCGGACAATTTAATCCGTCGGAATGTCGCAGAGGAGATTGTATTGTTGGATATTAAAGAAGGTTTTGCAGAAGGCAAAGCGCAAGATATGGCACAAACCGCAGCCTTATTGGGTTTTGAATCAAAAATCAAGGGGGTAACGAATGATTATCTTTCAACTGCTGGTTCTACTGTTGCTGTGATTACGTCGGGCATTCCACGTAAACCTGGAATGACACGTGAAGAATTAATCGGGACAAATGCGAATATCGTCAAGTCGGTTGTGGAGAACTTAGTGAAACATTCTCCTGATATTATCATTGTCATCGTTTCCAATCCAATGGATACCATGACTTATCTGGCCTTGAAGTCAAGTGGCTTACCCAAAAATAGGATTATCGGTATGGGTGGAACCTTGGATTCGGCCCGATTTAAATATCAATTAAGCGATAAACTGAATGCTTCCGCTGCGGATCTTAATGCGATAGTCATTGGTGGTCATGGCGATACGACGATGATTCCGCTGATTAAGCACTCCACGTGGAACAGTATTCCAGTGACTGACTTCCTTACCGTGGAAGAGCAGAATGAAATAATCCACAAAACCATGGTTGGAGGAGCTACATTAACCAGCCTAATCGGAACATCAGCATGGTATGCGCCGGGCGCGGCAACTGCTGCAGTTGTTGAAAGCATTGTCCGTGACCAAGGCAAATTATTTACGGCATCCGTTTATTTGGAAGGTGAATTTGGCCAAGAAGATATTACGCTTGGCGTACCCGTTATCATCAATAAAAAAGGCTGGGATCGGATCGTACCACTTCATTTGGATGAAGAGGACGAAGAAAAATTCCGCAAAAGCGCGGAAGCAGTCCGCAACATGAATAATGTATTAAAAGAAATTAAAGCCCTATAGGCGACAAAATAATAGGCTGTTGTACGCGAATAACAGCCTATTTCGCTGCCTCCTCTCCTTCAGATCTATTATCTTTCCTGTAGTGTCTTTCCATGTCGTAAACCTGCGTCCCTACCTGAAAACGTTGAAAAGGCGGCGGAAAGTTTCTTTTTTGATGGATTTTTTGGCTATGTTTGGAGGTATGACAACAGTACCATTTCAATTATTGGATTTACAAGGCCAAGGCACACACATTTTGGTTGATGTAGAAATTTATAGTCGTTCATTCAAGATGGTGATTGATACAGGTGCTTCTAAAACTGTATTTGATAAAACACAATTGGGCCATCTTTTAGAGGATCAATTGAAGCTTGAACCATCTGAAACACTATCGACAGGGCTTGGTACTAATTCAATGGAAAGCTTTAACCTAGCAATTCCAAGCCTGAAAATTGGCGAATGGGAGATCAACAAACTAAACACTGCGGTATTGGACTTAAGTTCCATTAATTATGCCTACGAACAGATGAATCTAGATCCAGTGATTGGCGTATTGGGGGGAGATATTTTTGCAGACTATGGTGCTGTCATCGATTATGCCAAGCGCACCCTAAAATTACGGAGCCGAAAGCTAAAACTTAAATAAACGTTTTTGGATGTGGAACCGGAGATAAGCGTAATAAACGACTGCTATCATAATACCTAGCCCGCCCATCGCATATAATGTTATCCTCAGGCCACAATAGCTGGCCAGCGAACCGATCATCAATGTGCCGATCGGGAAAATCCCCTGAAAGGCCATCACGTAATAAGAGATCGCG encodes the following:
- a CDS encoding malate dehydrogenase; translation: MKVTIVGAGAVGATTADNLIRRNVAEEIVLLDIKEGFAEGKAQDMAQTAALLGFESKIKGVTNDYLSTAGSTVAVITSGIPRKPGMTREELIGTNANIVKSVVENLVKHSPDIIIVIVSNPMDTMTYLALKSSGLPKNRIIGMGGTLDSARFKYQLSDKLNASAADLNAIVIGGHGDTTMIPLIKHSTWNSIPVTDFLTVEEQNEIIHKTMVGGATLTSLIGTSAWYAPGAATAAVVESIVRDQGKLFTASVYLEGEFGQEDITLGVPVIINKKGWDRIVPLHLDEEDEEKFRKSAEAVRNMNNVLKEIKAL
- a CDS encoding aspartyl protease family protein, whose protein sequence is MTTVPFQLLDLQGQGTHILVDVEIYSRSFKMVIDTGASKTVFDKTQLGHLLEDQLKLEPSETLSTGLGTNSMESFNLAIPSLKIGEWEINKLNTAVLDLSSINYAYEQMNLDPVIGVLGGDIFADYGAVIDYAKRTLKLRSRKLKLK